The following proteins are co-located in the Camelina sativa cultivar DH55 chromosome 12, Cs, whole genome shotgun sequence genome:
- the LOC104731541 gene encoding uncharacterized N-acetyltransferase ycf52-like isoform X2 has translation MGLAGCVGSSPLVSMELRWARRRNSDDAASALPRSIPVYLSTLKKDINIEELRNLYSLCNHSCNRLSENGSSNVEKIVDMKKLRTAISRSDVVVSVFCKPRHADLHDAVLYSEEGSLSSSLYPSEFRRQNKDESSLGDLLQNAIPLTPSTGQLVGFGRAYSDHGLTASIHDLMVLPSLQRMGIGRLIVNRIVRHLTSRDIYDIAALCFEDERPFFKACGFGDDRMGSTTMMFTKSLEM, from the exons ATGGGTTTAGCGGGTTGTGTTGGTAGTTCTCCTCTTGTATCTATGGAACTGAGGtgggcaagaagaagaaactctgATGATGCTGCATCGGCATTGCCTCGATCCATACCTGTTTATCTCTCTACGTTGAAGAAAGACATAAATATAGAGGAATTGAGGAATCTGTATTCACTTTGTAACCACTCTTGCAACCGTTTGTCCGAGAATGGCAGCAGCAACGTCGAGAAGATTGTTGACATGAAAAAGCTGCGTACAGCTATCTCCCGTAGTGATGTTGTTGTCTCTGTGTTTTGCAAACCTCGTCACGCGGATCTTCATGATGCGGTTTTGTACTCTGAGGAAGGaagtttgtcttcttctttgtatccTTCAGAGTTTAGGAGACAGAATAAGGATGAGAGTTCCCTGGGAGACTTGTTGCAGAATGCGATACCTCTCACTCCTTCTACTGGACAGCTTGTTGGATTCGGTCGTGCTTATTCTGATCATGGCTTGACTGCTTCTATCCATGATCTAATg GTTTTACCTTCACTTCAACGGATGGGAATTGGTAGACTGATAGTTAACAGAATTGTCAG GCATCTCACAAGCAGAGACATCTACGACATAGCAGCTCTCTGCTTCGAGGATGAAAG GCCATTCTTCAAAGCCTGTGGGTTTGGAGATGACAGGATGGGCTCCACGACGATGATGTTCACGAAGAGCTTGGAGATGTAA
- the LOC104731541 gene encoding uncharacterized N-acetyltransferase ycf52-like isoform X1, which yields MGLAGCVGSSPLVSMELRWARRRNSDDAASALPRSIPVYLSTLKKDINIEELRNLYSLCNHSCNRLSENGSSNVEKIVDMKKLRTAISRSDVVVSVFCKPRHADLHDAVLYSEEGSLSSSLYPSEFRRQNKDESSLGDLLQNAIPLTPSTGQLVGFGRAYSDHGLTASIHDLMVLPSLQRMGIGRLIVNRIVRHLTSRDIYDIAALCFEDERYLPSLPLRQLILILSNLPFFKACGFGDDRMGSTTMMFTKSLEM from the exons ATGGGTTTAGCGGGTTGTGTTGGTAGTTCTCCTCTTGTATCTATGGAACTGAGGtgggcaagaagaagaaactctgATGATGCTGCATCGGCATTGCCTCGATCCATACCTGTTTATCTCTCTACGTTGAAGAAAGACATAAATATAGAGGAATTGAGGAATCTGTATTCACTTTGTAACCACTCTTGCAACCGTTTGTCCGAGAATGGCAGCAGCAACGTCGAGAAGATTGTTGACATGAAAAAGCTGCGTACAGCTATCTCCCGTAGTGATGTTGTTGTCTCTGTGTTTTGCAAACCTCGTCACGCGGATCTTCATGATGCGGTTTTGTACTCTGAGGAAGGaagtttgtcttcttctttgtatccTTCAGAGTTTAGGAGACAGAATAAGGATGAGAGTTCCCTGGGAGACTTGTTGCAGAATGCGATACCTCTCACTCCTTCTACTGGACAGCTTGTTGGATTCGGTCGTGCTTATTCTGATCATGGCTTGACTGCTTCTATCCATGATCTAATg GTTTTACCTTCACTTCAACGGATGGGAATTGGTAGACTGATAGTTAACAGAATTGTCAG GCATCTCACAAGCAGAGACATCTACGACATAGCAGCTCTCTGCTTCGAGGATGAAAGGTACCTACCATCATTACCTCTGAGACAACTAATCCTCATCCTTAGCAACTt GCCATTCTTCAAAGCCTGTGGGTTTGGAGATGACAGGATGGGCTCCACGACGATGATGTTCACGAAGAGCTTGGAGATGTAA